DNA from Longimicrobium sp.:
GTCGGCGAACACCTTGTCGAGGCTCGCCTGCGAGGGCGCCGCGATCTCAGGATCCGCCGCATCCCGTCCAGAGGCGGGGTTGTCGGCGCAGGCGGCAAAAAGCAGCGCCGCGCCGGCCACGAGGGCCGACGTGTAAATTGTCCGCATCAGGCATTCTCCGGGCGTGGGGTGTGTACGGCTGGAACCCGTCCGTACGGCAAGGAGCGATCCGCGTCCCGCTCAGGCCCTGACTGGCTTTGTTGCGATCGACGCAAGCCGTTGCCGCTGATCCGGATGCACCCGCTCCCCCGTTCGCGTACAGCGAAGTTGATGAACCAATGGGAGCGATTCACCCGCACCGTTCTGGTGCATCCCGATCCCGATGAGTGCAGCCGGACAGCCGCGCCGGTGTCGAGTCAGGTACGCTCGTAGAAGGGCGGCGGCTCGACGCCCAGGGCGCGCAGATACACGTAGCCTTGCCCGCGGTGGTGCACCTCGTTGTCGATCACGTACAGCAGAAGGTCGTGCACCTTGCCGGGGAACTGCCCGAACGCGGTGGTGGTCTCCTGGAACCGCGCCAGCGGGATTTGCGCCCAGAGGGTGTCGATCTCAGCCGTCGCCTCGTCCCACTCGCGCAGCAGGTCGGCCTTGGGGAGTGCCTGGCGATCCCAGGACGCCGCCCACTCCTCGCTCACGATGCCGCGGACCATCGGCGCCGCCATCACGAGCATCTCCAGCGCCATCGTGCCGAAGGACCGCATCCCGCCGAGCG
Protein-coding regions in this window:
- a CDS encoding DinB family protein, which gives rise to MSTTPETAAVISPEALREHWQGHRRLTRRVIDAFPEDQLFTFTLGGMRSFGTMALEMLVMAAPMVRGIVSEEWAASWDRQALPKADLLREWDEATAEIDTLWAQIPLARFQETTTAFGQFPGKVHDLLLYVIDNEVHHRGQGYVYLRALGVEPPPFYERT